A stretch of DNA from Pseudomonadales bacterium:
CATCTCTGCCGCCGGTACCGTCATAAGCACCGCAGCCGGGATCCGGCATACGCGCCACGCTGAAAGCCGGGTGTTGTCGGGCTGGCATCCGTGATCGCACCGGTTGCATCCCGGACAGGTACCAGCCAGTCGCCGGGATTGCCGGTACCGGAACGCTCGAAGCCTTCCCGCAGAAATTTGGGCCGTTCGGTCTGCTCAAGCTGGCCCCGGTCCCGATAGGAGGCAGCAAAAGTGAAGTGTCCGGAATCGGTTTGAGTACCGAACATCCCTTCGAACTGGACCTCGTCGAAATCACCGTCCTTATCCTGGGTATAGAAGGCCGAGAACTTGGTGCCATCGAAGTCCTTCTTGGTGATGATGTTCACCACCCCGGCCACCGCGTCGGTGCCGTACAGCGCGGAGGCTCCGTCCTTCAGCACATCGATCCGCTCGATGGCGATCTGCGGGATCGCATTGTTCAGGTTTCCGGCGGATGAGGCATTGGGTGCATAGTTCATACGCTTGCCATCGATCAGATTCAGGGTAGCCCTGGCACCCAGGCCGCGCAGGTTGGCCGTGGTGGTGGTACCCCCCTGCCCTCGTGCAGCGTAGGTGTTGGTCTGAAAATCACTGCCGTAATTGAAAGTCTGATCCGCCATCAGCTCACCCAGATTCGGAGTAGCGTTGTTGGTGATGTCAGTGCTGTCGATTACCGTGAGTGGTGATGATGAATCGAAGCTGTCACGCTTGATGTAAGATCCGGTTACGATGACTTCTTCGATGGTTTCCTGTGCGAAGACCGGGCCCGTGAAGCCCACACACAGGAGTAGTACCCACGCCCCATATCGAGCCGCCCGTGCTCCCATAGCTTTTTCCCCTTGTCGTGACGATCCGCTCCCTACACGGACCGACTTGCAGAGTCCCTCCAAAACAATGCGTTGTCAAGAACCTGAGAACAGGAGAATACCCGAGCAGATCGCTCAGGAATAACAGGTGCGCGCAACCACAACCCGGCGTGACAAGGGGCCAGACACCGGCCCGATCATTCAGCCGGAAGCAGTCTCACCACTCCGTCCAGATGAACGTCCTGCTGAGGGAACGCGATCACGATTCCGGCCTCTGCGAACAGCTCATCTATCCGAAATCGGATGTCGCTGCGTGTACGGCGCAGTTCCTTCTCACCGATCGACTCCATCCAGAAGAGCAGATCGAAGATCAGGGCGCTGTCGCCGAAATCCTCGAAAAACACGGAAGGCCCAGGCTCTTCGAGCACATCCGGATGTTCGGTTGCCGCCCGGGTGATCAGTTCAGCCACCCGCTTAGCCGGAGAGCCGTAGGCGACTCCCACACGGACAACCGAACGGGTCAGGCGATCCACCAGGGTCCAGTTCACTACCGTATTTTCGAGCAGGAAACTGTTCGGTACCAGAAGATGCACACCATCCACCCGGCGGATGCGGGTAGAACGGGTGTTGATCGCTTCAACCGTGCCTCGGGTATCAGCGACTTCGAGGAAGTCGCCGATCCGGATCGGCCGTTCCCACATCAGGATCCAGCCGCTGATGAAATTATTGAGGATATTCTGGGCACCAAAACCCACACCGATGGCAACAGCGCCGGATACAAACGCGAACGCGGTGATCGGTACATTGAGCAGATCGAGGGTGGTGACGACCAGCACGGCAATCGCGACGACCAGAAAAACCCGACGCATCAGATGGATCAGATCCGCATTGACTCCGCGAGCCGTGAGCTTTCTGCTCAGCCAGCGTTCCGACCAGCGGATTGTCATGAAGCCGACGAGCACCAGCAGTGGCACGACGAGGATCTGAAACACGGTGACAGAACGATCCCCGAAGGTGAATACCACGGTATTCAGTATTTCCAGTATCTCGGTAAGCCCCATTACCCCTCCCAGTTGCATGCCCGTACTGCCCGGTAAGCCGACTCCGTCAGCGGCCCCGAGGTCACACCGTCAATTGTGCCCGAGAAGGGACACTTTGATTTCCAGTATCTCAGGATATCTCCGCCCCGCGGGAGGATTCAGCTATCATGCGCGCCCCCGGTCAGCCGCACCTCGATTCTGCCATGGACAACACCCACATCTGGCTCGGCATCCTGTTCTGCATCAGCCAATCCGCCATGTTTTCAGGATTGAACCTGGCCTTTTTCGGTCTTTCCCGACTGCAGCTCGAAGCGGAAGCCGAGTCCAGCCCCCGCGCCCGACGGGTTCTGGAGATGCGCAGGGACTCGAATTTTCTGCTCACCACCATTCTCTGGGGCAATGTCAGCATCAACGTGCTGCTGACGCTGCTTTCGAATTCGGTGCTGGCCGGAGTCTCTGCCTTTCTGTTTTCAACAGTGCTCATCACTTTCTTCGGCGAGATCACCCCCCAGGCCTATTTTTCCCGGCATTCCCTGCGCATGGCTTCCGCGCTGGCACCGATACTGCGGCTGTACCAGTTCATTCTCTATCCGGTGGCCAAGCCCTCGGCAATCGCCCTCGATGCCTGGCTGGGAAAGGAAGCGCCGGAATTCTTCCGCGAGCACGTGATCAAGGACATCCTGGTCAAGCACGTGGAGGACCTCAGCAGCGACGTCAGCTCAATTGAAGGTATCGGTGCCCTCAACTTTCTGGAAATCGATGACCTGAGTGCGATCGAAGAAGGCGAGTTCATCGATCCATCGAGCATCGTGACCATGGCGACCGACATCGATCTGCCGAGGTTCCCGGAGTATCGGCGCGACATAGAGGATCCATTTCTCCACCAGATCAATGCATCGGGAAAGAAGTGGGTGGTGCTCACCAATGAATCAGGTGCGCCGCTGCTGCTTCTGGATGCCGACGGATTCCTGCGCGCAGTGCTTTTTCAGAATGATCCCGTGTCGCCCTACGACTTCTGCCATCGCCCTATCGTGATCACAGACGAACACACACCGCTGGGAGAAGTGATCTACGACATCCGCAGGAAGAAGACCCTGCACAAGGGAGTGATCGAGAACGATGTGGTGCTGATCTGGGGCGACAGGCCGCGCATCATTACCGGTGCCGATCTCTTCGACCGGCTTCTGCACGGTATCCACTGATCAGGTCTGATTGAACTCCGCAAGTGAGCCGATCTGCATGCCGAGATCTCTCAATAGGCCATCATGGAGACCGTAGACGATCCCATGCAGGGCCAGCTCCTGGCCGCGTGCCCAGGCCTGCTTGACGATCGTCGTCTTAGCCACATTGCGCACCTGCTCGATCACATTGAGTTCGCAGAGCCGATCCTCCCGTCTGGTCTGATCAGTAAGCCCGACAAGTTCATCGGCGTACTTTTCGCCAATATCCCGGATATGCAGCAGCCAGTTGTCAATGAGACCGTGGCTGCTGTCCTCGAGTGCGGCACGCACCCCGCCACATCCGTAATGCCCGCACACAATCACGTGTTTCACACCGAGTACGTCCACTGCAAACTGCAGGACCGAAAGGCAGTTGAGGTCCGTGTGGACCACCACATTCGCGATATTGCGATGCACGAACACTTCGCCGGGTGCCAGTCCCACAATCTGGTTTGCCGGTACCCGGCTGTCCGAACAGCCGATCCAGAGAAACTCCGGCGATTGCTGGCCGACCAGTCGCTTGAAAAAATCCGGGTCATCGGCAACCCGCCCGGCCGCCCAGGTGAGATTGTTGTCGAGCAGTCGCTGCAGTGACATCTGGCTACCCTATATCCATTTCTTGATTCTGAAGATGATGAGGGATCCGAGTGCAATCACCCCCATGGTACTGAGCACGGTGAAATACGCGGTCGGACGCCCGAGTTCCGGCATATACTCGAAATTCATGCCATAAACGCCGGCAATGAATCCCAATGGAACGAAGATTGCCGTGATGATCGTGAGGACTTTCATGATGCCATTGAGCCGATGGGATTCCATGGAAATGGAGGAGTTCATCAGATCGCTGGCGAGGTCGTAGTAGAGCACCGCCAGAGAATTCGCCCGCTCAATCTGCTCATAGGTGTCATTGAAGTGATGGGTGAGCCGGCTTTCAGCATTCGCGAACTCGCTGGTCCGCGCCCTCGAAAAAACCTGCTCGTGATAGCTGAAGATGCGCCGCAGCTTCTTCAGCCGGGTCTTATATCCGGTGATCTCCGCAAGCTGCGCGGCGGTTGGATTTTCCACCATTTCCAGTTCCAGACTGTCGAGTCTGGGCTCTAGTGAAAGCAGCACGGTGAGATAGCGATCCACCATGTTGCGCCCGATCAGCGGCGCTGCAGCTTTCGGACCGAGCGCAAGCAATTCCGGACTCTCAATGAACTGCCGCACCGATTTCTCCACGCTCGGAGAGGGCTCCGGGTGTCGGGTAACGATGAAGTTGGTGCCGATGAACAGAGCAATCTGAATCGTCTGGAAATCGATGGTCGTGGATTTCGAAGACAAACCGCGCAGCAGGATGAAGTAATAATCGGCAAAGGCTTCGAACTTTGGCGGATGGCGTGTGCGCTGGGCATCCTGAATCGCCATTTTCTCGATACCGAATGCGCTGCGCAGCAGCTGCTCTTCCACTGCCGGGTCGGTCTCACCGCTCAGATCCAGCCAGACGAACTGCTGATGGTTGGCGTAACCGCCCTGATCCCGCCAGGTCTGCAGGGCCGATTCGCCATCTTCACGCAATACCGGGACCGTACCTGTCACATCAAAGAGGTAGGCCTGTTTCATTGATCACTCCCTGATTGTCGAAGCCGTGCCATGCATCAGAACTTTTCGACGCTTCTCAGATAGAAGGCTTTCAGATAGCCGGTTTCCGCTATCGCCGGATGCTGGGGATGATCGGCACCCTGACGTCCCTCCTCCAGCAGCTGCAGCTGCACTCCTGCACCCCTGCCCGAGCGCTGCACAATGCGCAGGAACTCATCACGTGCCAGATGAAAAGAACAGGAAGCAGTCACCAGCACACCATCGGGCTCGAGCAGTTCCAGGGCCTGCTGGTTGAGGCGCTGGTAGGCCTTCTGGCCGACCTTGTCGTCCTTACGGCGTTTGATGAAAGCGGGTGGATCGAGCACGATTACATCGAATCGTGCATCCTCTCCAGCCAGATTCTTCAGCACTTCGAAGGCGTCTCCCTGCACGGTCTTGAGCTTCTCGCTCACTCCGTTGCGGGCTGCGTTGTCGATTGCTGCAGACAGGGCCGATTCCGAGCTGTCTACACAGGTCACTGCGGCAGCACCAGCTGCAGCGGCACGCACCCCCCACCCACCCGCGTAGCTGAATACATCCAGCATCCGCCGTCCCGTCACGTATTTCAGCAATCGATCCCGGTTAGCCGACTGATCAAAAAACCAGCCGGTTTTCTGACTGTTCATCGCAGCAACCTGGAAGTCGATACCGCCCTCACGGATGCTGAGAAAGTCCGGTACGCTGCCGGTGGCCACTTCCACAGTGGTGTCCAGCTGCTCGACTTTCCGCATGCTGACATCATTGCGCAGCAGGATTCCGGCCGGTTGCACCACCTCATTGAGCGCATCGAGGATATCGTCGCGCAGGCACTCCATACCCGCTGTGGTGATCTGGACGACCAGTATGTCGCCATAGCGATCCACCACCAGTCCCGGCACACCATCTCCCTCACCGAACAGCAGACGGTAGAAGGGATCGGCGTAAAGACGCTCCCGCAGGCGCAGCGCACTGCGGATGCGTGCAATAAACATCTCCCTGCCTGGTACGACGGATCTTGAAGTGCTCACCAGCCGGGCGCAGATCAGGGTGTGGGGATTCACATAACCCCAGCCCAGCCATTGTCCCGACCGACTGTGGATGGCGGCGATCTCGCCGGGTGTGAACGCGGCAAGGGGTGTCTGTGCCACATCGACTTCATTGCTGTAGATCCAGCAGTGGCCGGCTTTCAGCCGCCGCTCCTGATCCTTCCTGAGCACCAGCTGCTTCTGCACCGGTATCAATCTGCTTTCCCGGCAGCAGCCGGCAGTACACAGGGGTCACACTCAACATTCTGCACCGTGCGATAGGCGGCAAGATCGGCGACCCAGTCACGGATGCGGACACCGTCCGACTCGGCGGTGTAGAACTCCGGTCTGCCGAGAATCGTGTGCGAATCCCCCGGGCCCACGTAGGTGCGGAAGTTCGAGACTTCGGCGCGGATGTCACGGTGATTGGCCCGCAACAGATCCAGCAGTGAGTCAGCCGTGCTGCCACCAAGCGCCAGGAAGCGTTTCTGCACGGTATCTTCTGCAGCATCGTACTCGGCGAACAGTATGTCAGGACGGGCCTGTGCTGCCTTGATATAGAGCAGTTCGTAGTTGAAGGCGTCCTCCGTCACCTCCGAGAACTCCGGGTGTCTGCTGGCAAGATAATCCAGGGTGCCCCACTGCAGCATGCGATCGGTGTTTGTCGTCGCACTGCGCCGGTAACCACCGGAGGCATCGCCAAGCTGGGCAATCCGGGCCCCGGGGTACTGGGCGGCAATCTGCCAGGCGAAGTAGGGAGAAGGAATCGAGCCTGCACTGGATCCGGTGACGAAGATCTCGGCAGGATTCGAGTACGCCCCGTAGATCCAGTCAAGAACGGCGTTCGAGTTCACAAATCCCCGGTGATGGATTGTCAGCTCGTGGGCTGTGTGATCTTCGGTTGCCGGGGCCTGGTAGCTGGTCTGCCGATCCCCCATGTGCGTGTCTGCCGTGCAGTAGGGCGCGATCACCATGCTGTATTCCAGAAACGGATTATCCGGATTCGTCAGGGCGAAGATGCCGTCGTAGCGGCTGGGATCATCGTCTGCGACATTGACCTTGTAACTCGGCTGGAGATGAGTGTCACAATTCTCAGGAAACCAGCAGGCACCCCCGCCCTGAAAATACACCAGCAGCTTTGCCGGATCGGCGGCTCTGACAAAGAATCTGTAGGCAGAGCCATCCGAGCAGACGGTGTCAGCACCGGGCTCGATCACCTGCCAGTCACCACTCCCGGACTCTGTGCTCCGGGTCGAGTCCGCGACCAGGGTGCCCGTGGCTGCAGCAGGCTCGCTCGATGCTGCAGCAGACTCTTCAGCCGCTGGTGTACAGCCCGCCACGACCAGACTTCCGGTAAACGTGATCGACAGGATCCCGATTAATCGCACATGCATAGGATTGCTTCCGAGTGGCTGGTGAAAAAAAACGCGACAAGCATACCGGTTCAGACCTCGGGCGCCACCCGCAGGTCACAGCTCCCTGAGCAGGCGGATGCCACGATCATCCCCCGGCCCGCTGTTAGCCCCTCTCTGAGCCGACCGCAACGCGTGCGGCTGCCCGTCCCAGGAGCCACCTCTGAATCCATGGGACTGACAGCCACGTCCATCGTCCGCGGGACGGCCGTCCAGAGGCGCTCCTGCATAGCCGGGCATGCCGCATTCGAGCACCCATTCGGCCACATTGCCGTGCATGTCGTAGAGCCCGAAGGCGTTGGGCTGGAACTGACCCACCGGGGCGAGTTTCGGGAACCCGTCATCACATTCCGCAACTTCCCAGTCGCGAAACACTTTGTGAGTGCTCTGATCGGCAAGGTTGGCGAACCGGCACAATTGCGCGGAATCATCGCCGAAACCGTAGTCGCCCGGACTGCCCGCTCGAGCCGCGTACTCCCACTCCGCCTCGCTGGGCAGCCGATATCGGGCACCCGTCTGTGTGCTGAGCCAGTCGGCGTATGCCACTGCATCGTTCCAGTCCACATACCGCACAGGCTCGTCTTCGCGTACCCCATTCAGTCGCCGGTCGCTGCCGCGCCCGGTTGTCGTCTCGAAAAGGCGATAGTCGCCGATCCTGATCTCGGTCATCGACATGGCCACAGGCTGGGTAAGTCTGATATGGCGCGCAGGCTGTAATGATGGCGGACCCGCATCGGATCCCATGGTGAACTCGCCCGGGGGCAGAACCAGCATCACCGGTCCATGCCCGCCGATCTGCAACGGATCTTCAATACGCTCACCAGGTTTGAAACCGGCGCCGGACAGGGTCAGGCTTACCCGCCGGGTCCCCTCAGTCAGATTCAGCCGTCTGTAGGCGCTGCGCAGTCCCATTCTGCTCGCTCTCACTTCGACGGGGCCCACGGGCAGTTGCAGATCGGGTCTGTAATCGAGGGTTCGCTGTCTGCCGCTTTCGTCATGGTAGCTCACTGTGACCTGGGCATCACCCGGTGTGGTATCCACCTGGAGGCCTCCCCTGGCACGCTGCAGGTCGACCCGGGGCTGGTTGTCGCCGCTGCGAATGGTGTAGCGAATGTCCCTGCTCACGTAGCCCACGCGGCTGATCCGCAGGAGATATTCGCCGACGGGCAGGCGGATCCCAGCCACATAGTTCAGATCGAGCTCCGGCAGGATCACCCGGGCGTCACCGGGGGACAGGCGCAGGGTCAGGGAACCATGGGGTTCGACCTCCAGATCCAGGTTCACTTCGCGTTCGGCGCCGGATTCCAGTCTCAACAGCTGCTCTACGGTGCGTCGCTCGGGCAGGCCCATGCTGATCCGTCGTTCTCCCGAATCCACGGTGGCCTCAGTGGGCGTGACTTCAGGCAGACGCTGGCCATCCACTTCCACCCAGGCGCCCCGGGGATTGGACAGCAGGCGAAGTTTTCCGCGCCCGACCTGCAACTGCAGTTGCCGCACGATGTCGGCGCCCCGTATGGCATCCACCGTCTCGCTGATCACTTCGAATTCAGGATGCTCGACCTCAAGCAGATAGCGATCCGGCTCAATCAGCATGCGCAGGGGTGTCTTTCCAACGGCAGTGCCATTGAGGCGCACCACCGCTTCAGGCGGCCGGGTTTCCACCACCAGGTGCGCGCCGCTGTAGCGATAGGCCAGCCATGTCAGAGGTAGTACCGCGCCGAAGAGAATCCAGGTCAGCGTGCGGCGTCGGCTGCCTGGCGATCGGCCACCGGCAGCGGACTGATCCGGAGATCGCTCACCAGGATTCGGCTTGGTGGAATCTCGCATGCCGGGTGGCCGCTCGGGTCATTCGGGGCGGTCATGATGGCCGACCGATCCGCGACTGTCATCCCGCTTGAACTGTCCCGGCGCTTGCGCAATCCTCCGCCATCAGATCCAGGGAGAAGATGAGATGGCTGAATCACTGCAGGACTTCCGGCTGGAAACCCGAGCCTGGTTGAAACAGAACTGTCCGCCTGGTGCGAGAGGAGAAGGCCAGGTGCCCACGGGCAGCACCAGAATCAAGATCACAGACCCGGACGTGCGTCTGTGGCTGGAGCGGATGGTCGAAAAAGGCTGGACGGTGCCCACCTGGCCGAAGGAGTTCGGTGGCGCCGGTCTCGATACCGCCGCTCTCGTGGTGCTGGTCGAGGAGATGCGCCGGATAGACGCCCGACCACCGCTCATGGGCATGGGCACCGGACTGATCGGACCGACCCTGCTCGAACATGGCACCCCGGACCAGAAGGCACGTCATCTGCCTCCCATCGCACGCGGAGAAGTGGCCTGGTGTCAGGGCTACAGCGAGCCCGGCGCGGGCTCAGACCTGGCAAGTCTGCGCACCCGGGCGGAAGACAGGGGCGATCATTTTGAGATCAACGGTCAGAAGATCTGGACCTCGGGCGCACAGTTTGCGGACTGGATGTTCTGCCTGGTGCGCACGGATCCCGATGCGCCCAAACACGAAGGGATCAGCTTTGTGCTGCTCACGATGAATCAGCCGGGCGTTACCGTGAAACCCATACGGCTGATCAGCGGCAATTCACCGTTCTGCGAAACCTTTTTCGACAAGGCAATCGCCCAGAAATCGGACCTGGTCGGCCAGCTGAACAAAGGCTGGACCGTGGGCAAGCGTCTGCTGCAGCACGAGCGCTCCGGTATGGCGTCTCTGGTGGGTGCTCGGGCCAGGGACCCGGGTCGTTCCCTGCAGGAAGTTGCCA
This window harbors:
- a CDS encoding pectin acetylesterase-family hydrolase, encoding MHVRLIGILSITFTGSLVVAGCTPAAEESAAASSEPAAATGTLVADSTRSTESGSGDWQVIEPGADTVCSDGSAYRFFVRAADPAKLLVYFQGGGACWFPENCDTHLQPSYKVNVADDDPSRYDGIFALTNPDNPFLEYSMVIAPYCTADTHMGDRQTSYQAPATEDHTAHELTIHHRGFVNSNAVLDWIYGAYSNPAEIFVTGSSAGSIPSPYFAWQIAAQYPGARIAQLGDASGGYRRSATTNTDRMLQWGTLDYLASRHPEFSEVTEDAFNYELLYIKAAQARPDILFAEYDAAEDTVQKRFLALGGSTADSLLDLLRANHRDIRAEVSNFRTYVGPGDSHTILGRPEFYTAESDGVRIRDWVADLAAYRTVQNVECDPCVLPAAAGKAD
- a CDS encoding SUMF1/EgtB/PvdO family nonheme iron enzyme, whose protein sequence is MRDSTKPNPGERSPDQSAAGGRSPGSRRRTLTWILFGAVLPLTWLAYRYSGAHLVVETRPPEAVVRLNGTAVGKTPLRMLIEPDRYLLEVEHPEFEVISETVDAIRGADIVRQLQLQVGRGKLRLLSNPRGAWVEVDGQRLPEVTPTEATVDSGERRISMGLPERRTVEQLLRLESGAEREVNLDLEVEPHGSLTLRLSPGDARVILPELDLNYVAGIRLPVGEYLLRISRVGYVSRDIRYTIRSGDNQPRVDLQRARGGLQVDTTPGDAQVTVSYHDESGRQRTLDYRPDLQLPVGPVEVRASRMGLRSAYRRLNLTEGTRRVSLTLSGAGFKPGERIEDPLQIGGHGPVMLVLPPGEFTMGSDAGPPSLQPARHIRLTQPVAMSMTEIRIGDYRLFETTTGRGSDRRLNGVREDEPVRYVDWNDAVAYADWLSTQTGARYRLPSEAEWEYAARAGSPGDYGFGDDSAQLCRFANLADQSTHKVFRDWEVAECDDGFPKLAPVGQFQPNAFGLYDMHGNVAEWVLECGMPGYAGAPLDGRPADDGRGCQSHGFRGGSWDGQPHALRSAQRGANSGPGDDRGIRLLREL
- a CDS encoding class I SAM-dependent rRNA methyltransferase, with product MQKQLVLRKDQERRLKAGHCWIYSNEVDVAQTPLAAFTPGEIAAIHSRSGQWLGWGYVNPHTLICARLVSTSRSVVPGREMFIARIRSALRLRERLYADPFYRLLFGEGDGVPGLVVDRYGDILVVQITTAGMECLRDDILDALNEVVQPAGILLRNDVSMRKVEQLDTTVEVATGSVPDFLSIREGGIDFQVAAMNSQKTGWFFDQSANRDRLLKYVTGRRMLDVFSYAGGWGVRAAAAGAAAVTCVDSSESALSAAIDNAARNGVSEKLKTVQGDAFEVLKNLAGEDARFDVIVLDPPAFIKRRKDDKVGQKAYQRLNQQALELLEPDGVLVTASCSFHLARDEFLRIVQRSGRGAGVQLQLLEEGRQGADHPQHPAIAETGYLKAFYLRSVEKF
- the can gene encoding carbonate dehydratase is translated as MSLQRLLDNNLTWAAGRVADDPDFFKRLVGQQSPEFLWIGCSDSRVPANQIVGLAPGEVFVHRNIANVVVHTDLNCLSVLQFAVDVLGVKHVIVCGHYGCGGVRAALEDSSHGLIDNWLLHIRDIGEKYADELVGLTDQTRREDRLCELNVIEQVRNVAKTTIVKQAWARGQELALHGIVYGLHDGLLRDLGMQIGSLAEFNQT
- a CDS encoding mechanosensitive ion channel yields the protein MGLTEILEILNTVVFTFGDRSVTVFQILVVPLLVLVGFMTIRWSERWLSRKLTARGVNADLIHLMRRVFLVVAIAVLVVTTLDLLNVPITAFAFVSGAVAIGVGFGAQNILNNFISGWILMWERPIRIGDFLEVADTRGTVEAINTRSTRIRRVDGVHLLVPNSFLLENTVVNWTLVDRLTRSVVRVGVAYGSPAKRVAELITRAATEHPDVLEEPGPSVFFEDFGDSALIFDLLFWMESIGEKELRRTRSDIRFRIDELFAEAGIVIAFPQQDVHLDGVVRLLPAE
- a CDS encoding magnesium transporter CorA family protein, yielding MKQAYLFDVTGTVPVLREDGESALQTWRDQGGYANHQQFVWLDLSGETDPAVEEQLLRSAFGIEKMAIQDAQRTRHPPKFEAFADYYFILLRGLSSKSTTIDFQTIQIALFIGTNFIVTRHPEPSPSVEKSVRQFIESPELLALGPKAAAPLIGRNMVDRYLTVLLSLEPRLDSLELEMVENPTAAQLAEITGYKTRLKKLRRIFSYHEQVFSRARTSEFANAESRLTHHFNDTYEQIERANSLAVLYYDLASDLMNSSISMESHRLNGIMKVLTIITAIFVPLGFIAGVYGMNFEYMPELGRPTAYFTVLSTMGVIALGSLIIFRIKKWI
- a CDS encoding TonB-dependent receptor plug domain-containing protein, producing the protein MGARAARYGAWVLLLCVGFTGPVFAQETIEEVIVTGSYIKRDSFDSSSPLTVIDSTDITNNATPNLGELMADQTFNYGSDFQTNTYAARGQGGTTTTANLRGLGARATLNLIDGKRMNYAPNASSAGNLNNAIPQIAIERIDVLKDGASALYGTDAVAGVVNIITKKDFDGTKFSAFYTQDKDGDFDEVQFEGMFGTQTDSGHFTFAASYRDRGQLEQTERPKFLREGFERSGTGNPGDWLVPVRDATGAITDASPTTPGFQRGAYAGSRLRCL
- a CDS encoding acyl-CoA dehydrogenase family protein — protein: MAESLQDFRLETRAWLKQNCPPGARGEGQVPTGSTRIKITDPDVRLWLERMVEKGWTVPTWPKEFGGAGLDTAALVVLVEEMRRIDARPPLMGMGTGLIGPTLLEHGTPDQKARHLPPIARGEVAWCQGYSEPGAGSDLASLRTRAEDRGDHFEINGQKIWTSGAQFADWMFCLVRTDPDAPKHEGISFVLLTMNQPGVTVKPIRLISGNSPFCETFFDKAIAQKSDLVGQLNKGWTVGKRLLQHERSGMASLVGARARDPGRSLQEVAIDYLGRDQSGRIDDPALRARVLVHNMNSQAFRLTQRRTVEESSDGSTPGPATSIFKMYGTELQQEKSDLMCQLRGFQGYGWSGDSFDAESKEWTRNFLSNRAASIYSGSNEIQRNIIAKRVLGLPD
- a CDS encoding DUF21 domain-containing protein translates to MRAPGQPHLDSAMDNTHIWLGILFCISQSAMFSGLNLAFFGLSRLQLEAEAESSPRARRVLEMRRDSNFLLTTILWGNVSINVLLTLLSNSVLAGVSAFLFSTVLITFFGEITPQAYFSRHSLRMASALAPILRLYQFILYPVAKPSAIALDAWLGKEAPEFFREHVIKDILVKHVEDLSSDVSSIEGIGALNFLEIDDLSAIEEGEFIDPSSIVTMATDIDLPRFPEYRRDIEDPFLHQINASGKKWVVLTNESGAPLLLLDADGFLRAVLFQNDPVSPYDFCHRPIVITDEHTPLGEVIYDIRRKKTLHKGVIENDVVLIWGDRPRIITGADLFDRLLHGIH